In the Paenibacillus pabuli genome, one interval contains:
- a CDS encoding DUF4023 family protein, whose amino-acid sequence MESTHEFVQKVNENAEKARHNKNNGKGTPSDKLPTKQHGTKK is encoded by the coding sequence ATGGAGAGCACCCATGAATTCGTACAAAAAGTGAATGAGAATGCCGAGAAGGCCCGCCATAACAAGAATAACGGTAAAGGGACACCCAGCGACAAACTGCCGACCAAACAACACGGCACCAAAAAGTAA
- a CDS encoding MFS transporter, with product MNKKVYLLAIAAFVVGTVELILGGILDLIAADLHLTLAKAGYLISIFSLVYAISAPILLNVTARFERKKVYMFTLLIFLISNLISAFSTNFYMLMAGRALGAATGSLIFVLSMTLAARIVEPQYKGRAVGIITMGGSASLILGVPLGIFVGNLGGWREVFIFIAILTALVMVAIGLVMQRVQPVPVVSLKRQFAALWNPRMLAIHATTLLVLAGHLTLYAYFTPFLQETIGASSTMVTFIYMMFGIAAVAGGGLGGVLSDRLHPAKAIVIVLIPFIVSMAVIPFSVELPLIAFLILLSIWSALSWTVTPVQNSLIIKTSPEAAESLISTNSGIAHAGIALGTYVGGMVIDHSTILYNGWVGSILILLGLATAIYAISRKEQSVQAPA from the coding sequence ATGAACAAAAAAGTGTATTTGCTTGCGATTGCGGCTTTTGTGGTTGGAACCGTGGAGCTTATTTTAGGTGGTATTCTGGACCTGATCGCTGCAGATCTTCATTTGACCCTAGCGAAAGCCGGTTATTTAATTTCCATCTTTTCGTTGGTGTATGCCATATCTGCACCGATTCTGTTAAACGTAACAGCCAGATTTGAACGTAAAAAGGTATATATGTTCACGCTGCTGATCTTCCTGATCAGCAATCTCATTTCTGCTTTCAGTACCAACTTTTATATGCTAATGGCAGGCAGGGCACTTGGTGCTGCGACAGGCTCGCTCATTTTTGTATTGTCCATGACACTTGCTGCTCGCATTGTGGAGCCGCAGTACAAAGGACGCGCGGTAGGAATCATTACGATGGGGGGAAGCGCATCGCTCATTCTTGGGGTGCCGCTAGGAATTTTCGTGGGTAATTTGGGCGGATGGCGTGAAGTCTTTATTTTTATAGCGATTTTGACTGCACTTGTCATGGTAGCCATTGGTCTTGTCATGCAGCGGGTTCAGCCGGTGCCTGTCGTCTCTCTGAAGCGTCAGTTTGCTGCACTGTGGAATCCGAGGATGTTAGCGATTCATGCGACCACCTTATTGGTGCTGGCGGGTCATTTGACGTTATATGCGTATTTCACGCCATTTCTTCAGGAAACGATTGGTGCAAGTTCAACTATGGTTACCTTTATCTACATGATGTTTGGCATCGCGGCTGTTGCCGGTGGGGGACTTGGGGGCGTGTTATCGGACCGCCTGCATCCGGCAAAAGCCATCGTCATAGTGTTAATTCCTTTCATTGTGAGCATGGCTGTTATCCCATTCAGTGTTGAACTGCCTCTAATTGCGTTCCTCATCCTGCTGAGCATCTGGAGTGCCTTGAGCTGGACGGTTACGCCAGTGCAGAATAGTCTGATTATCAAAACTTCTCCAGAAGCAGCGGAATCACTGATCAGTACCAATTCGGGAATAGCCCACGCAGGGATTGCCCTCGGCACGTATGTTGGCGGGATGGTGATTGATCATTCCACCATTCTGTATAACGGTTGGGTAGGTTCGATTCTGATCCTTCTGGGATTGGCTACGGCCATATACGCGATTAGTCGCAAAGAACAATCGGTTCAGGCACCTGCATAA
- a CDS encoding ROK family protein → MKIANANLMKEININNVRQVMKQVETATKPQLASLTKLSVVTVNSLVKELCELGELYEDETIPSNGGRPALTYRYNYDFSRALVIYINDKQGQDVITATVINLENTIFLKEVHTLPVFDQTQFLGIIEPILAQYPSIKGIGIGIPGQTVNGEITVSSHQQLKGFRMAEEIEARFGLPVMVENDVNAAVSGYCSQQELDEGNSVIGIYFPTYYPPGMGIYLNGKVVKGKNGMAGEIKFLPLEIDWYSPMESEVFAETVYKIIQTVNAVLAPDRVVVYQSQVEPEAFIRGWEAYQAAQLMPVFPDVILNESFQEHFEAGMRWLTLKALEPNIIQIT, encoded by the coding sequence ATGAAAATAGCAAACGCTAATTTGATGAAAGAAATTAATATAAACAACGTGCGCCAAGTCATGAAACAGGTGGAGACAGCAACCAAGCCACAACTTGCGTCGTTAACGAAGTTGAGTGTGGTTACCGTGAATTCTCTGGTTAAAGAATTGTGTGAGTTAGGAGAACTCTACGAAGACGAGACGATTCCTTCCAATGGGGGCAGACCTGCGCTAACCTACCGTTACAATTATGATTTCAGCCGGGCTTTGGTGATCTATATCAATGACAAGCAGGGACAGGATGTCATTACGGCCACAGTCATCAATTTGGAGAACACCATTTTTCTGAAAGAAGTACATACATTGCCTGTATTTGACCAAACCCAATTTCTCGGGATCATTGAACCTATTCTCGCTCAGTATCCTTCCATCAAAGGCATTGGAATCGGGATTCCCGGACAAACGGTGAACGGAGAGATCACGGTAAGCAGTCATCAGCAGCTGAAGGGGTTCCGAATGGCTGAGGAGATTGAAGCGAGATTCGGACTGCCAGTCATGGTGGAAAATGACGTGAATGCTGCCGTTAGCGGTTATTGCTCCCAGCAGGAACTGGATGAGGGAAACAGCGTGATTGGTATTTATTTCCCAACGTATTATCCTCCGGGCATGGGCATTTACCTCAATGGGAAAGTCGTTAAAGGCAAGAACGGCATGGCTGGGGAAATTAAATTTCTCCCCTTGGAGATTGATTGGTACAGTCCAATGGAGTCGGAGGTGTTTGCTGAAACGGTATATAAAATTATTCAAACCGTAAATGCGGTTCTCGCGCCGGACCGAGTCGTTGTTTATCAGAGCCAGGTAGAACCAGAGGCGTTTATACGGGGCTGGGAGGCGTATCAAGCGGCGCAGCTCATGCCTGTTTTTCCTGATGTGATTTTAAATGAATCTTTTCAGGAACATTTTGAAGCGGGCATGCGGTGGTTAACCTTAAAAGCGCTTGAGCCTAACATCATTCAGATTACGTGA
- a CDS encoding TrmB family transcriptional regulator — MLQKFGFTQYESQVYEAIFAQEEPLDASSIVNYSNVPKAKIYEVLNRLIDKGIVLTTMHGKKKLYTAVDLQSVILKIKADFEKDIEELNTYKIKRTFTDEHIWTLKDETSIGSNIEQLMAEADSSILFLAWNEKMENYRTLLEQKEQQGVHVEVLSVGGLETSLTHKYALIPILDKLEPLQLLIVDHAYLLFAGVEHDSWKAIKTMSKPIVKAMTDYFYHDIALTQITKKYGDQLLQDEEISKLLARLIY; from the coding sequence ATGTTGCAGAAATTTGGTTTTACGCAATACGAAAGTCAGGTGTATGAGGCGATCTTCGCTCAAGAGGAACCACTCGATGCATCATCCATTGTCAATTATTCTAATGTACCCAAAGCCAAAATCTACGAAGTATTAAATCGGCTTATCGATAAAGGAATTGTATTGACGACGATGCATGGCAAGAAAAAATTGTATACTGCCGTGGATCTCCAGTCCGTTATTTTGAAGATCAAAGCGGATTTTGAGAAGGATATTGAGGAATTGAACACCTATAAAATCAAACGAACATTTACGGATGAGCATATTTGGACTCTGAAGGATGAAACATCGATTGGTTCCAATATCGAGCAGCTGATGGCGGAGGCCGATTCATCGATTCTATTTCTGGCCTGGAATGAGAAGATGGAGAACTACCGTACGCTCTTGGAACAAAAGGAACAGCAAGGTGTGCATGTCGAGGTGTTATCGGTGGGAGGACTAGAGACATCCTTAACCCACAAGTACGCATTAATTCCCATCCTGGACAAGCTGGAACCATTGCAGCTGCTCATTGTAGACCATGCCTATCTGCTGTTCGCAGGGGTGGAACACGACTCCTGGAAAGCGATCAAAACCATGTCCAAGCCGATTGTGAAAGCGATGACGGATTATTTTTATCATGATATTGCTCTCACTCAAATCACCAAAAAATACGGAGATCAGCTGCTGCAGGATGAAGAAATATCCAAGCTGCTGGCCCGGTTGATTTATTAG
- a CDS encoding glycoside hydrolase family 1 protein — protein sequence MSNSQLQTFNFPDNFLWGGAIAANQAEGAYNEGGKGLSTQDVAPRGIMGPITEEPTEDNMKLIGIDLYHRYKEDVKLFAEMGFKVFRTSIAWSRIFPKGDELEPNEEGLQFYDDLFDECHKYGIEPLVTLSHYETPLHLSKEYDGWVNRRMVGFYERYATTVFKRYKNKVKYWLTFNEINSILEAPFMSGGIYTPKDQLSKQDLYQAIHHELVASATAVKLCHEIIPDAQIGCMILSMPTYPLTPNPDDIIKVMEFEHSNYFFGDVHVRGRYPGYMKRYFRENGIEIKMENGDEELLLHTVDFISFSYYMSICQTADPEKQVSGEGNLLGGVPNPYLPASEWGWQIDPQGLRYVLNMFYDRYQNPLFIVENGLGAVDELITGPDGEKTVEDDYRIHYLNDHLVQVGEAIEDGVEVMGYTSWGCIDVVSASSAQLKKRYGYIYVDRHDDGSGTLERYRKKSFHWYKDVIGTNGKSLKR from the coding sequence ATGAGCAATTCTCAACTTCAAACATTTAATTTCCCGGATAACTTCCTGTGGGGCGGTGCCATTGCAGCCAATCAGGCGGAAGGTGCATATAATGAAGGTGGCAAAGGGCTGTCTACACAGGACGTAGCTCCTAGAGGTATCATGGGTCCGATTACGGAAGAACCGACAGAAGACAACATGAAACTGATTGGTATCGATCTGTACCACCGTTACAAAGAAGATGTGAAATTGTTCGCCGAAATGGGATTCAAAGTGTTCCGTACTTCCATCGCATGGTCCCGCATTTTCCCAAAAGGGGATGAGCTGGAACCTAACGAAGAGGGTCTGCAATTCTATGATGATCTCTTCGACGAGTGTCATAAATATGGCATTGAACCGCTGGTAACGCTGTCCCACTACGAGACGCCTCTTCACCTGTCCAAGGAATATGATGGCTGGGTTAACCGTAGAATGGTCGGCTTTTATGAGCGCTATGCTACAACTGTATTTAAACGGTATAAAAACAAAGTAAAATACTGGCTTACATTCAACGAAATCAATTCGATTTTGGAAGCCCCGTTTATGAGCGGCGGCATCTACACTCCTAAGGATCAGCTCAGCAAACAGGATCTGTATCAAGCCATTCACCATGAGCTTGTAGCCAGTGCTACAGCGGTGAAGCTCTGTCACGAGATTATCCCTGATGCACAGATTGGCTGCATGATTCTAAGCATGCCAACCTACCCGCTCACTCCGAATCCGGATGATATCATTAAGGTGATGGAATTCGAACACAGCAACTATTTCTTCGGTGATGTGCATGTTAGAGGTCGTTATCCTGGATACATGAAACGTTACTTCCGGGAAAATGGCATTGAAATCAAGATGGAAAACGGGGACGAAGAACTCCTGCTTCATACCGTCGACTTCATTTCCTTCAGTTATTACATGAGCATCTGCCAGACTGCTGACCCGGAAAAACAAGTTTCAGGCGAAGGCAATCTGCTTGGCGGTGTACCTAACCCTTATCTCCCGGCTAGTGAGTGGGGATGGCAAATCGACCCGCAGGGCCTGCGTTATGTTCTGAACATGTTTTACGATCGTTACCAGAACCCACTGTTTATCGTGGAAAATGGCCTGGGTGCAGTTGATGAACTTATTACGGGTCCGGACGGCGAGAAAACGGTGGAAGACGATTATCGGATTCATTACTTGAACGATCACCTGGTACAGGTTGGTGAAGCCATTGAAGATGGCGTTGAAGTCATGGGTTATACGTCCTGGGGATGTATTGATGTCGTGAGCGCTTCGTCTGCCCAATTGAAGAAACGTTATGGTTATATCTATGTGGATCGTCATGACGATGGATCAGGCACATTGGAACGTTACCGCAAAAAGTCATTCCACTGGTATAAGGATGTCATCGGAACCAACGGAAAAAGCCTTAAACGGTAA
- a CDS encoding carbohydrate ABC transporter permease — MHHASKAYRWFLGFNYVILTILALLCLFPIVNILAISFSSSDAVKAGNVTFWPVDFTLSSYKYILENQQFLNSFGTSLLRVVLGVATNLIFTILVAFPLSKEASRFRSRTFYAWLFVFTMLFSGGLIPGYLVVKEAGLLDSIWALILPGAVPIFNVLLMLNFFRGLPKELEEASWMDGAGHFRTLWSIYLPISLPSIATITLFAMVGHWNAWFDGMIYMKSPEHYPLATYLQSMLQQVTMIQSEMMTLEDATLLSQVSDRTTQASQIFLSVIPILLVYPFLQRYFVHGLVVGSVKG; from the coding sequence ATGCACCATGCATCGAAAGCCTATCGCTGGTTTTTAGGTTTTAACTACGTCATCCTGACGATTCTTGCCTTGCTCTGCCTGTTTCCGATCGTGAATATTTTGGCGATATCCTTTAGTTCGAGTGATGCAGTCAAAGCAGGGAATGTTACGTTCTGGCCCGTGGATTTTACGTTATCATCCTATAAGTACATTTTGGAAAATCAACAGTTCCTTAACTCCTTTGGCACGAGTCTGCTTCGCGTGGTATTGGGAGTTGCCACGAATCTGATCTTCACGATCCTTGTGGCTTTTCCTCTCTCCAAAGAGGCTTCCAGGTTTCGTTCCAGAACATTCTATGCCTGGTTATTTGTATTCACCATGCTGTTCAGTGGAGGATTGATCCCGGGTTATCTGGTCGTCAAGGAAGCAGGTCTGCTGGATTCGATCTGGGCGCTGATATTACCGGGGGCCGTGCCCATCTTCAATGTGCTGCTGATGCTCAATTTTTTCAGAGGATTGCCCAAAGAGCTGGAGGAAGCGTCCTGGATGGATGGTGCAGGGCATTTCCGTACACTGTGGAGTATCTATCTGCCCATTTCTTTGCCGAGTATCGCAACCATAACGTTGTTTGCCATGGTAGGGCACTGGAATGCCTGGTTTGATGGCATGATCTATATGAAGAGTCCGGAACACTATCCGCTCGCTACGTATCTGCAATCCATGCTGCAGCAAGTGACGATGATTCAGAGTGAAATGATGACGCTGGAGGATGCAACGCTGTTAAGCCAGGTGTCCGATCGAACGACCCAAGCGTCCCAGATTTTTTTATCCGTGATACCCATTCTGCTCGTCTATCCATTTCTGCAACGGTATTTTGTCCATGGGCTTGTTGTCGGCAGTGTAAAGGGATAA
- a CDS encoding sensor histidine kinase — translation MRLVGGSWKTNSIVVKLMTAFVLVILPLYGSSLVITQYSSEQMQTEVENAHDSKLHFYHNHLQFELERMSGLVNEFSFDEPMSTLSTRAPIMSRYEITSSLNDIHKKLSQIMVTSPYISDVVYYVPALHKRVSAVDGIRSVEDDEWKDLLATMGNLNGELSASMDDLYFLKSNPYNMNHEEPPNFILGIRLSADELKKRLQQLSETGGSDITLSFGDKHEVVISSSEQAVSTGLLQMLPTESQDALQVMRYQSDHHLYYSLYDADHSFTLTSSIAEEVLQAPLERYKLWLWMLTVMSMVIIIIFSLSVYKSIHKPLSALVKGFRMAEQGQPDIRIPHSRRDEFGYLYSRFNHMIERLHLLIEENYVARIRTSEAELKHLQSQIQPHFLYNSLFSIKQMAEVENVELIQEFTDYLGQYFRYMSRDSHAEVSLGEEVDHAMVYAAIQKIRFGSRVQLLIEDMNLVYRSITIPRVIVQPIVENVFEHAIAKRSQGGILKLSYQTAEGRLSIMIEDDGDQLTDEMLAELDQSFGEPAQRQEDEEITGLINVNQRLRIKFGAEYGLAARRSELGGLCIVVNVPWKGELPHAADADRR, via the coding sequence ATGAGATTAGTAGGGGGAAGCTGGAAGACCAACTCCATTGTGGTCAAACTGATGACTGCATTTGTGTTGGTTATTCTCCCGCTGTATGGAAGTAGCCTTGTAATTACACAGTATAGCTCCGAGCAAATGCAGACCGAAGTGGAAAATGCACATGATTCCAAGCTGCACTTCTACCACAATCATCTGCAATTCGAATTGGAGCGAATGAGCGGTCTCGTCAATGAATTTTCGTTCGATGAACCGATGTCTACGCTAAGTACAAGAGCACCCATTATGAGCCGGTATGAGATTACATCCAGTCTGAATGATATACATAAGAAACTTAGTCAGATCATGGTGACAAGTCCATACATCAGTGATGTTGTGTATTATGTGCCTGCGCTTCATAAGCGGGTAAGTGCAGTGGATGGGATCCGCAGCGTCGAGGACGACGAGTGGAAAGATCTGCTTGCAACGATGGGGAATCTGAATGGGGAGTTATCCGCTTCAATGGATGATCTCTATTTCCTGAAGAGCAACCCGTACAATATGAATCACGAGGAGCCGCCCAATTTTATATTGGGGATACGCTTATCTGCGGATGAGTTGAAAAAGAGGCTGCAGCAGCTGTCGGAAACGGGTGGAAGTGATATTACGCTTAGCTTTGGTGACAAGCATGAAGTGGTCATTTCCTCATCAGAGCAGGCTGTCTCGACTGGACTATTGCAGATGCTTCCAACGGAATCGCAGGATGCGCTGCAGGTGATGAGATACCAGTCCGATCATCATTTGTATTACTCGCTCTATGATGCGGATCATTCATTCACGCTAACCTCCAGCATTGCTGAAGAAGTGCTTCAGGCGCCGCTGGAACGATATAAGCTATGGTTATGGATGTTAACCGTGATGTCGATGGTCATTATTATCATCTTCTCGTTATCTGTTTACAAATCGATCCACAAGCCGTTATCTGCACTCGTCAAAGGATTCAGGATGGCGGAACAGGGGCAGCCGGACATCCGCATTCCGCACTCAAGAAGGGATGAATTCGGATATTTATACTCTCGTTTTAACCATATGATAGAGCGCTTACATCTTCTGATCGAGGAAAATTATGTTGCTAGAATACGAACGAGTGAAGCGGAGCTCAAACATCTTCAATCCCAGATTCAGCCTCACTTTCTATATAACAGTCTTTTCAGTATTAAACAGATGGCTGAGGTGGAGAACGTTGAATTAATCCAGGAGTTTACCGATTATCTGGGCCAATATTTCAGGTATATGTCCCGTGACTCCCATGCAGAAGTCTCGCTCGGTGAGGAGGTAGACCATGCAATGGTCTATGCTGCGATTCAGAAGATCCGATTCGGATCAAGGGTACAATTGCTCATTGAGGATATGAACCTCGTGTACCGTTCCATCACGATCCCAAGAGTCATTGTTCAGCCGATCGTGGAGAATGTCTTCGAACATGCAATTGCCAAACGAAGTCAGGGAGGTATCCTGAAGCTCTCTTATCAGACGGCGGAGGGCAGGCTGTCTATTATGATTGAAGATGATGGTGATCAGTTAACGGATGAGATGTTAGCTGAGCTTGATCAGTCCTTTGGGGAACCCGCGCAGAGACAGGAAGATGAGGAAATTACGGGGCTTATTAATGTGAACCAAAGGCTGAGAATTAAGTTTGGTGCAGAGTATGGTCTCGCTGCAAGACGTAGTGAATTGGGTGGCTTATGCATTGTCGTGAATGTTCCATGGAAAGGGGAGCTGCCTCATGCAGCGGATGCTGATCGTAGATGA
- a CDS encoding extracellular solute-binding protein produces MKMSFKRLSLLSLSMILAGTLAACSSGAGNEENETKPSTQQDAGGPLTKYDPPIKLTSTMNETGKESLAEGDTHANNIWTRGYKDELGIEVTYDWIVPDANYNDKMNVTLASGDLPDVLKVSAVQFEQLHEAGMLEDLTEVYDKYASDLVKEFMSAEDGAGLKPVTKDGKIYAMVSFPGSLDSSDMIWIRQDWLKKVGLEAPKSMQDVIQIAEAFTFEDPDGNGKDDTYGIALNKDLPINAFLLGYHGYLETWIKDASGQVVNGTIQPEVKEGLRELQNLYKKGVLDPEFGVKDFAKMMEDVNAGKSGMFFLPQWAPFQVSSMIKKDQNVDWLPYPVQSIDDQPAKTQNHLSLGGIFAVRKGYEHPEALIKLLNFQAEKMFGESAEKERAAYLNGLTGLGFHNATVSNLPANKNVKAQDEVEQALKTGDTSGLELEAKLFYDDIMDYRNGNLDKWHMERIFGPESSQGVIKYYRDNDLIVMNEFIYAPTRTMNTKQATLDKLRAETFLKIIYGNLSIDEFDNFVANWKKLGGDQITQEVNEVINANK; encoded by the coding sequence ATGAAAATGTCATTCAAAAGGCTCTCATTATTATCGCTTAGCATGATCCTGGCAGGGACTCTTGCTGCCTGTTCATCAGGCGCGGGTAATGAAGAGAACGAAACCAAGCCGAGTACACAGCAGGATGCTGGAGGACCACTCACCAAATATGACCCGCCTATCAAATTAACCTCGACGATGAATGAAACGGGTAAGGAATCCCTTGCCGAGGGGGATACACACGCGAACAACATATGGACCCGCGGTTACAAGGACGAGCTCGGCATTGAAGTAACGTATGACTGGATTGTTCCGGATGCCAATTACAACGATAAAATGAACGTGACCCTCGCGAGCGGAGATTTGCCTGACGTGTTGAAAGTAAGTGCTGTGCAGTTCGAGCAATTGCATGAAGCGGGCATGCTTGAAGACTTAACGGAAGTATATGATAAGTATGCATCGGATCTGGTCAAAGAATTTATGTCTGCAGAAGACGGAGCAGGATTGAAACCCGTGACCAAAGATGGCAAGATTTACGCTATGGTTAGTTTTCCGGGTTCGCTTGATTCATCTGACATGATCTGGATCAGACAGGACTGGTTGAAAAAGGTGGGACTTGAAGCGCCGAAATCAATGCAGGATGTCATCCAGATTGCAGAAGCGTTCACGTTCGAAGATCCGGATGGCAATGGCAAAGATGATACCTACGGGATTGCGCTGAACAAGGATTTGCCAATCAATGCGTTCCTGCTGGGGTACCATGGTTATCTCGAAACCTGGATCAAGGATGCATCGGGGCAGGTTGTGAATGGTACCATTCAGCCTGAAGTGAAGGAAGGCTTGAGAGAACTGCAGAATCTGTATAAAAAGGGCGTGCTGGATCCCGAATTTGGGGTGAAGGATTTTGCGAAAATGATGGAGGATGTAAACGCAGGGAAGTCTGGCATGTTCTTTTTGCCGCAATGGGCTCCGTTTCAAGTCAGCAGCATGATCAAGAAAGACCAGAACGTCGATTGGCTGCCTTATCCGGTACAATCCATCGATGATCAGCCAGCCAAAACACAGAATCACCTCAGTCTGGGCGGCATATTCGCAGTCCGCAAAGGGTATGAGCATCCGGAAGCACTCATTAAACTGCTGAACTTCCAGGCGGAGAAAATGTTCGGTGAATCTGCAGAGAAGGAACGTGCAGCCTATTTGAACGGCTTGACCGGGCTTGGTTTTCATAACGCAACCGTGTCCAATCTTCCTGCCAACAAAAACGTGAAGGCTCAGGATGAAGTGGAACAGGCACTGAAAACCGGAGATACATCCGGACTGGAGCTTGAAGCGAAGTTGTTCTACGATGATATTATGGATTACCGTAACGGTAATCTGGACAAATGGCATATGGAGCGCATCTTTGGTCCCGAGAGTTCACAAGGCGTGATCAAGTACTACCGGGACAATGACCTGATCGTGATGAATGAATTTATATATGCACCAACGAGAACCATGAATACGAAGCAGGCTACACTTGATAAGCTAAGAGCGGAAACATTTTTGAAAATCATCTATGGCAACCTGTCGATTGACGAGTTTGATAACTTTGTGGCCAACTGGAAAAAACTTGGTGGAGACCAGATTACACAGGAAGTCAACGAAGTAATCAATGCCAATAAATAA
- a CDS encoding response regulator has product MQRMLIVDDEPVILDGLYAFFEKANFQDLEIIKAYSAFEAIEWLNSVKVDIVLSDICMPGMDGMELIEKIMDRWPRCKVLLLTGHNEFDYAHQAIRNPCVVDYLLKTEGMSHIRTAVERALAQISEENDFRYQNAWFRSKLPRALPQLQRQLMLDLMKRTERHDVSALQEELDAVQLPFRSAECVIPVIIRVEDWNNYQTQADRSLIRYAVANVAEELLQDKSTVKAIDLDYQAIACLIQPAAENTAYLVNPQEHWEQTLRFVYGTLESVQQSCADCLNLSVSIMVSEQAVAWKDLNQTIAQLRLSVHEGPGLGMEKLLRVNVQPDINVVPNPLSQQAVASLHLDQVKQHIAAGDREWITSFQKWTESSKEGLHDPFFRMKIYAGAGSTLIELLHELGLYEPAMEEVGLSRMLHFDIHTPWTELVIFYQSAFEWIISKRSDTRLNDQSQILISIHQYIKHHLEDDLSLTRIAQEVSLNPSYLSRWYKRITGKGISEYIHDRRIERSKELLLGSSCKMHEISAKVGFSDQHYFYRFFKKAIGCTPQEYRDQKS; this is encoded by the coding sequence ATGCAGCGGATGCTGATCGTAGATGACGAACCGGTGATTTTGGATGGATTATATGCTTTCTTTGAGAAAGCGAATTTTCAAGATCTGGAGATTATTAAGGCTTATTCTGCCTTTGAAGCGATCGAGTGGTTAAATTCCGTGAAGGTGGATATCGTGCTTAGCGACATCTGTATGCCTGGAATGGATGGCATGGAGCTGATTGAAAAAATCATGGACCGGTGGCCTAGATGCAAAGTATTGCTGCTGACAGGCCATAACGAATTCGATTATGCACATCAGGCCATACGCAATCCCTGTGTGGTGGATTATCTCCTCAAGACGGAGGGCATGAGTCATATTCGTACGGCAGTAGAACGTGCTTTGGCACAAATTTCGGAAGAAAATGATTTCAGGTACCAGAATGCCTGGTTCCGCAGCAAGCTGCCAAGAGCCTTGCCCCAGCTGCAGCGCCAGTTAATGCTTGATCTTATGAAGCGAACGGAAAGGCATGATGTTTCCGCGCTTCAGGAGGAACTGGATGCTGTACAGCTTCCTTTTCGTTCTGCGGAATGTGTTATTCCGGTCATTATAAGAGTGGAGGATTGGAACAACTATCAGACTCAGGCCGATCGGAGTTTAATCCGGTATGCTGTGGCGAATGTGGCAGAGGAGCTGCTTCAGGACAAGTCGACAGTCAAGGCGATTGATCTGGATTATCAGGCCATTGCTTGTTTGATCCAGCCAGCAGCGGAGAATACAGCGTATCTTGTGAATCCACAGGAACATTGGGAGCAAACGCTACGCTTTGTCTATGGGACGCTTGAGTCTGTGCAGCAATCGTGTGCTGATTGTCTTAACCTCTCTGTGTCGATCATGGTGAGTGAACAGGCTGTAGCGTGGAAGGATCTGAATCAGACCATCGCGCAGTTGCGTTTATCCGTTCATGAAGGCCCAGGGCTGGGGATGGAAAAGCTGCTTCGTGTCAACGTGCAGCCGGATATAAACGTGGTACCTAACCCACTGAGTCAGCAGGCGGTTGCGTCTCTACATCTGGATCAGGTCAAGCAGCACATCGCAGCGGGCGACAGAGAGTGGATCACTTCTTTTCAGAAATGGACAGAGAGTTCGAAGGAGGGGCTTCACGATCCGTTCTTTCGAATGAAGATTTACGCTGGAGCAGGGAGTACCTTGATTGAACTGCTTCATGAACTGGGATTATACGAACCCGCGATGGAAGAAGTGGGTCTTTCCCGCATGCTGCATTTTGATATCCATACACCGTGGACCGAACTCGTCATCTTCTATCAGTCTGCATTTGAATGGATTATTTCGAAGCGGAGCGATACCCGACTGAATGACCAATCTCAGATCCTGATCTCTATCCATCAATACATTAAGCATCATCTGGAGGATGATCTCTCCCTTACCCGTATTGCGCAGGAAGTCTCTCTCAATCCTTCGTACTTGTCTCGTTGGTATAAACGAATCACGGGTAAAGGCATCTCGGAGTACATTCATGATCGCCGCATTGAACGAAGCAAGGAACTGCTGCTTGGTTCTTCGTGTAAAATGCATGAAATCTCCGCCAAGGTCGGGTTTAGCGACCAGCATTACTTTTATCGTTTTTTCAAAAAAGCAATCGGCTGTACGCCTCAGGAGTATAGGGATCAAAAAAGTTAA